One genomic region from Deltaproteobacteria bacterium encodes:
- a CDS encoding (Fe-S)-binding protein, whose protein sequence is MYELQFDPVLCANCMTVDCIMKCQYIDMELATAKEEHDKVVRGEDSAILRKCVTCYACEEYCPCDNHPFYLIVERQEQLDIHPVPKPIEKSQVIMMAPKGRIERQEVKEPVINLCYFPMLKRSIAGKLYEGASLIMGSDIFCNLMFLHFARNSVIKERLPAMMDNIMAYHLGPSGVKDFVCYHDECYGTYTSWAPAFGMEVPFRPIHLFDFLQKRLTELQSQIKPLGIKAAYQRPCSNRLCPETDRFVDGIFELIGVERAEREYDHENALCCGGVMEAQQLFDLAEEVQGKNVEDMKASGATHCVFNCPFCFFTLMGKVTEKGMTPILMSDLCRMALGE, encoded by the coding sequence ATGTATGAATTACAGTTTGACCCCGTCCTTTGCGCGAACTGCATGACCGTCGATTGCATCATGAAATGCCAGTACATCGACATGGAGCTTGCAACGGCAAAGGAGGAACACGACAAGGTGGTCAGGGGTGAGGATTCGGCGATTCTGAGGAAATGCGTGACCTGCTATGCCTGCGAAGAGTATTGCCCCTGTGACAATCACCCCTTTTATCTCATTGTCGAGCGACAGGAACAGCTGGATATTCATCCGGTCCCGAAGCCCATAGAAAAATCTCAGGTCATCATGATGGCGCCGAAGGGACGGATCGAGCGCCAGGAGGTCAAGGAACCGGTTATCAACCTCTGCTACTTTCCCATGCTGAAGCGATCCATCGCGGGAAAACTGTACGAGGGAGCTTCGCTTATCATGGGCAGCGACATCTTCTGCAATCTCATGTTCCTTCACTTCGCCCGCAACTCGGTCATCAAGGAGCGGCTGCCGGCGATGATGGACAATATCATGGCCTATCATCTGGGTCCGAGCGGCGTGAAGGATTTTGTCTGCTACCATGACGAGTGTTACGGGACCTATACATCCTGGGCGCCGGCCTTCGGTATGGAGGTCCCCTTCAGGCCGATCCACCTTTTCGATTTTCTTCAGAAGCGCCTGACGGAATTACAGTCACAGATAAAACCGCTGGGGATAAAGGCAGCCTATCAGCGTCCCTGCTCGAACCGCCTCTGCCCGGAGACGGACCGGTTCGTCGATGGTATTTTCGAACTGATCGGCGTTGAACGCGCGGAACGGGAATATGACCATGAAAACGCCCTCTGCTGCGGGGGTGTCATGGAGGCACAGCAGTTGTTCGACCTGGCTGAAGAGGTCCAGGGTAAGAACGTTGAGGACATGAAAGCCTCAGGCGCGACGCATTGTGTCTTCAACTGTCCCTTCTGTTTTTTCACTCTCATGGGGAAGGTGACCGAAAAGGGTATGACGCCCATACTGATGTCCGACCTGTGCCGCATGGCGCTGGGCGAGTAA
- a CDS encoding phosphotransferase family protein, translating to MDVIDKSVKVREGEELDLKPVETFLKDSVPGLQGELVVEQFPGGYSNLTYLIRVGDRELVLRRPPFGRKAKSAHDMGREYRILSALHPLFPYCPKPLIYAEDDSVMGCPFYVMDRIKGIILRKDLPQGLAFEPKDARRLCENLLDIQCQLHSIDYREAGLEDFGRPQGYVRRQVEGWSERYRQARTPDAPDCEKVMAWLAEKMPGEIDRVSVIHNDYKLDNVVLDPEDPTRITGILDWEMATIGDPLMDLGSSVAYWVEENDPPDLQAIRLMPTNMPGALTRKELVERYVERSGIPIDNFDFYYCFGLFRLAVIAQQIYYRFYHGQTKDKRFQMFIFATKILEATALRVMAESNL from the coding sequence ATGGATGTGATCGATAAATCAGTGAAAGTCAGGGAAGGAGAAGAACTTGATCTCAAACCGGTCGAGACCTTTTTGAAGGATTCCGTTCCCGGCCTGCAGGGGGAACTGGTGGTCGAGCAGTTTCCTGGAGGATATTCGAACCTGACCTATCTTATACGGGTAGGCGACAGGGAGCTTGTTCTGAGAAGACCGCCATTTGGCAGAAAAGCGAAATCGGCCCACGACATGGGAAGGGAATACCGGATCCTGTCGGCGCTGCATCCCCTGTTTCCCTATTGTCCGAAGCCCCTTATATACGCCGAGGATGATTCCGTCATGGGCTGTCCCTTTTACGTGATGGACCGCATCAAGGGCATCATTCTTCGCAAGGACCTTCCTCAGGGCCTGGCTTTTGAGCCCAAAGATGCTCGAAGGCTCTGTGAGAACCTTCTGGATATCCAGTGCCAGCTTCATTCCATCGATTACCGGGAGGCGGGTCTTGAAGATTTCGGCAGGCCCCAGGGGTATGTGCGCAGGCAGGTTGAGGGATGGAGTGAACGCTACCGGCAGGCCCGGACGCCTGACGCGCCGGATTGCGAAAAGGTCATGGCATGGCTTGCCGAGAAGATGCCCGGTGAAATAGACAGGGTTTCCGTTATTCACAATGATTATAAACTGGACAACGTGGTCCTCGACCCCGAGGACCCGACACGCATCACCGGTATCCTGGACTGGGAAATGGCAACCATCGGGGACCCGCTCATGGACCTGGGATCCTCTGTCGCCTACTGGGTGGAAGAGAATGATCCACCGGACCTGCAGGCGATCCGCCTGATGCCGACCAATATGCCGGGGGCCCTTACAAGAAAAGAACTGGTGGAACGGTACGTTGAGAGATCGGGGATACCCATTGATAACTTCGATTTTTACTACTGTTTCGGGCTTTTCCGGCTCGCCGTCATCGCCCAGCAGATCTACTACCGTTTCTATCATGGCCAGACAAAGGACAAGCGGTTCCAGATGTTCATCTTCGCTACGAAGATACTCGAGGCTACGGCACTGAGAGTAATGGCGGAATCGAATCTGTGA
- a CDS encoding histidine phosphatase family protein, whose protein sequence is MIYMIRHGQASFGRRNYDRISPLGIRQSRILGEYLVHTGLRFDAVYSWKLERQQATAREVIACYREGGLDIPDVIFSEALNEFDSKAVIMAQVPDMVRENPGVTKDIENIYTDRKSFQKVFEEAVLRWISGKYQKTGLEPWQDFSSRVCGGIRMIIAEQGRGKKISLFTSGGAISALLQNSLSLPAEQAIRLSWQIINTSVTRFMYDDERITLAGFNMISHLELQKDPSLITYR, encoded by the coding sequence ATGATCTACATGATACGGCACGGACAGGCCTCTTTCGGCCGGCGGAATTACGACAGGATCTCCCCGCTGGGTATCAGGCAATCGCGGATTCTCGGAGAATACCTTGTCCACACAGGGCTCCGGTTCGACGCGGTCTATTCATGGAAACTTGAACGCCAGCAAGCGACGGCACGGGAAGTTATCGCCTGTTATCGCGAAGGGGGATTGGACATTCCCGATGTCATTTTTTCTGAAGCACTGAATGAGTTCGACTCAAAGGCCGTCATCATGGCCCAGGTTCCGGACATGGTAAGAGAGAACCCCGGGGTGACGAAGGATATCGAGAACATTTACACCGACAGAAAGTCGTTCCAGAAGGTTTTTGAAGAGGCCGTCCTGCGATGGATCTCGGGTAAATATCAAAAAACGGGCCTGGAGCCATGGCAGGATTTTTCTTCGCGGGTCTGTGGGGGTATCAGAATGATCATCGCTGAACAGGGCAGGGGGAAGAAGATCTCCCTGTTCACATCGGGAGGTGCCATTTCGGCCCTGCTGCAGAATTCACTGTCGTTGCCGGCAGAACAGGCTATCAGGCTGAGCTGGCAGATCATCAATACCTCGGTGACTCGTTTCATGTACGATGACGAACGGATCACCCTGGCGGGGTTCAACATGATCTCCCATCTTGAGCTGCAGAAGGACCCATCGCTGATCACGTATCGGTAA
- a CDS encoding FAD-binding oxidoreductase: MDRIYEKLAAIVGKEFISNAPEERYLYARDQGVQQASAPDYVVMPDSTEEVRQIVLLANEERIPVVPMGGALVLSGLTIPLRGGIVLDMKRMNRILEVNEASHYVVVEAGASHGMLQAYLKKHHPAVKHSVPDAPPVATVGGNMAIHGSGHLSQSEGGFHSEMVTGLEVVLGTGEVLKLGSCSTVPKWFSRAPLPDLAGLFLGWNGTTGVITKIGMKLFPSPKLKDVMMFMTEDIDSVTDILFRVIGTEMAEDIAFFVSPMPAYFDGFQLLMVSVVANSEKEMRMRKELIRDSVQSYLDDKEAGFLPLPPHMKVKLVEAPQKNLSEFADVMKGGGFEYVGAIMPVEAIPEAYRAGLKITEKYNITYSMGARVVGRGHSVMFYYAYPFNRADKENMGTVAKALEETNEAALEMGGIPWKTEVSGQQLILERMEPGTYHLMTQIRKLLDPNGIMNPGNWEVRS, from the coding sequence ATGGACCGGATATATGAAAAACTGGCAGCCATCGTGGGAAAGGAGTTCATTTCCAATGCCCCTGAGGAACGATATCTTTATGCCCGTGACCAGGGTGTGCAGCAGGCAAGCGCGCCCGACTATGTGGTGATGCCGGACTCGACGGAGGAAGTGCGGCAGATAGTGCTGCTGGCCAATGAGGAAAGGATACCCGTTGTACCCATGGGGGGAGCACTGGTGCTTTCGGGCCTCACTATCCCGCTGCGGGGGGGCATCGTCCTGGATATGAAGCGGATGAACCGGATCCTCGAGGTGAACGAAGCGAGCCATTACGTCGTCGTAGAGGCCGGTGCGTCACATGGAATGCTTCAGGCCTATCTGAAAAAACACCATCCCGCGGTGAAACACTCAGTGCCCGACGCGCCTCCCGTGGCGACCGTCGGCGGGAATATGGCCATTCACGGTTCCGGCCATCTCTCACAGAGCGAAGGAGGGTTTCATTCCGAGATGGTCACGGGACTCGAGGTGGTCCTCGGTACCGGTGAGGTGCTGAAGCTGGGGTCCTGCTCCACCGTACCGAAGTGGTTTTCCCGGGCCCCCCTGCCCGACCTGGCCGGGTTGTTTCTCGGATGGAACGGTACGACGGGGGTCATCACCAAGATCGGCATGAAACTCTTTCCCAGTCCGAAACTGAAGGACGTGATGATGTTCATGACGGAGGATATCGACTCCGTAACGGATATTCTTTTCCGGGTCATCGGTACCGAAATGGCCGAGGACATCGCCTTCTTCGTGTCCCCCATGCCCGCCTATTTCGACGGCTTTCAGCTGCTCATGGTTTCCGTCGTGGCAAATTCGGAGAAGGAGATGAGGATGAGAAAAGAGCTCATCCGGGATTCGGTTCAGTCCTATCTCGACGACAAGGAAGCGGGATTCCTTCCCCTCCCGCCGCATATGAAGGTGAAACTGGTGGAAGCGCCGCAGAAGAACCTGAGCGAGTTCGCAGATGTCATGAAGGGCGGCGGCTTTGAATATGTGGGGGCCATCATGCCCGTTGAGGCCATTCCCGAGGCATACCGCGCGGGTCTGAAGATCACCGAAAAATATAATATCACCTATTCCATGGGTGCCCGGGTCGTCGGCCGCGGTCACTCGGTCATGTTCTATTACGCCTATCCCTTCAATCGGGCCGACAAGGAGAACATGGGAACCGTGGCAAAGGCCCTGGAGGAGACGAATGAAGCGGCCCTGGAGATGGGCGGCATTCCCTGGAAGACGGAGGTTTCGGGCCAGCAGCTCATACTGGAGCGGATGGAACCGGGGACGTACCACTTGATGACGCAGATACGGAAGCTTCTCGATCCCAATGGGATCATGAATCCCGGCAACTGGGAGGTGCGGTCATGA
- a CDS encoding (Fe-S)-binding protein yields MKQEYADIVHRCFRCGWCKLPTNYVDFNCPAYLKYRFETFASGGRMWLIRAWLDGDIETSERLGQILFSCVTCKNCVEACALPKIKDSLVDIFIAAREDLVEKGAVPPAVRDYLKAMSISGNPYKKPRDERSDWAKGLDLPEFTDQEYLFYVGDVGSYDELGMKMAREVGKLLRDTGLSIGILGSAEVSDGNDVKTLGEAGLASHLMQENIRVLRERGVRKIITLSPHGYNAMKNDYPSLGGRFEVYHYTQVLGLMVNDRVPKGTLDVKVTFHDPCYLGRWNREYWGPRFLLGSVPGVRLVEMDRNMQNALCCGGGGGNFYTDILGTGADSASQVRAREALDTGADILAVACPICHKMLDDAVKAEGLEGAIRVMDVAGVVNLSRG; encoded by the coding sequence ATGAAACAGGAATACGCCGATATAGTTCACCGTTGTTTCCGGTGCGGATGGTGCAAACTGCCGACGAACTACGTCGATTTCAATTGCCCCGCCTACCTGAAGTACCGCTTCGAAACATTCGCTTCGGGCGGGAGGATGTGGCTTATCAGGGCCTGGCTGGACGGAGATATAGAAACGAGCGAGCGTCTCGGGCAGATCCTCTTTTCCTGCGTGACCTGCAAGAACTGTGTCGAAGCCTGTGCCCTTCCGAAGATCAAGGACAGCCTGGTCGATATTTTTATCGCCGCCCGGGAGGACCTGGTCGAGAAAGGCGCTGTCCCCCCCGCTGTCCGGGATTATCTGAAGGCCATGAGCATCAGCGGCAATCCCTATAAAAAGCCCCGGGATGAGCGGAGCGACTGGGCGAAGGGACTCGATCTGCCCGAATTCACCGATCAGGAGTACCTGTTCTATGTCGGTGACGTCGGATCCTATGACGAACTGGGCATGAAGATGGCACGGGAGGTCGGGAAACTGCTGAGAGATACGGGCCTGTCGATCGGCATCCTCGGCTCCGCCGAAGTGAGCGACGGCAATGATGTGAAAACGCTCGGGGAAGCGGGACTCGCTTCGCACCTGATGCAGGAGAACATCAGGGTCCTGCGGGAACGGGGAGTACGGAAGATCATCACCCTGTCTCCCCACGGGTATAATGCCATGAAGAACGATTATCCTTCACTGGGGGGACGTTTCGAGGTGTATCACTACACCCAGGTGCTCGGCCTCATGGTGAATGACCGGGTACCCAAGGGAACGCTCGACGTGAAGGTGACCTTCCATGATCCCTGCTACCTGGGACGGTGGAACAGGGAATACTGGGGTCCCCGGTTCCTTCTGGGTTCCGTTCCGGGAGTGCGCCTGGTCGAGATGGACCGTAACATGCAGAATGCCCTGTGCTGCGGTGGCGGCGGCGGAAATTTCTATACCGATATCCTGGGAACGGGTGCCGATTCGGCAAGCCAGGTCAGGGCGCGGGAAGCCCTTGACACGGGAGCCGACATCCTTGCCGTGGCCTGTCCCATCTGCCACAAGATGCTCGACGATGCCGTGAAGGCAGAGGGGCTTGAGGGCGCCATCAGGGTCATGGACGTGGCGGGAGTGGTAAATCTATCGAGAGGCTGA
- a CDS encoding electron transfer flavoprotein subunit alpha/FixB family protein produces MSIVVIAERIGDEITPVTYETVSCAVELAQAINGTVTIVVAGGSSSRPARILAEDTGLPVIDIQGDGLDLFNAEAYASAILDVLGDAPPRFVCLPHTAAAGYELVPLLALGLDAACVTGVEAFLTEAGNLTFDRSQWGGKIVAVVSTLTERAVLSILPGAWPAITGKADTPGPVDRVPFHHVPTGTRTVSIREAGYAGLELGKADVIVSAGKGVGTAENVPLIYEMSSVFSKSAVGASRAACDAGLFDYGHQIGMTGKTVSPKLYIACGISGSSQHIAGMKGSQLVIAVNSDPSAPIFGVSDYCIVEDLTQFIPTFVKAVHSRK; encoded by the coding sequence ATGTCCATTGTCGTGATCGCTGAACGGATCGGTGATGAGATCACACCGGTCACCTATGAGACGGTCTCCTGCGCTGTCGAGCTGGCACAGGCTATCAATGGAACGGTGACGATCGTCGTCGCAGGCGGCTCATCGAGTCGACCGGCGCGCATACTCGCCGAAGACACCGGGCTTCCCGTCATCGACATTCAGGGAGATGGTCTCGACCTGTTCAACGCGGAAGCTTACGCATCCGCCATCCTGGATGTTCTCGGGGATGCGCCCCCCCGGTTCGTCTGCCTCCCCCATACCGCTGCCGCCGGTTATGAACTTGTTCCACTGCTGGCACTCGGTCTCGACGCAGCCTGTGTGACAGGGGTTGAAGCCTTCTTAACGGAAGCCGGGAATCTCACCTTTGACCGTTCCCAGTGGGGAGGAAAGATCGTCGCCGTCGTAAGCACTTTGACCGAGCGGGCGGTTCTCTCTATTCTCCCGGGAGCCTGGCCCGCGATCACTGGAAAGGCGGATACACCGGGACCGGTCGACCGCGTACCGTTTCACCACGTTCCGACAGGAACACGGACCGTCTCGATACGGGAAGCAGGATACGCGGGGCTGGAACTGGGAAAGGCCGACGTCATCGTCTCGGCGGGCAAGGGGGTGGGAACAGCGGAGAATGTCCCTCTGATATACGAGATGTCATCGGTCTTTTCGAAATCGGCCGTTGGCGCATCACGGGCCGCCTGCGATGCGGGATTGTTCGATTACGGTCACCAGATCGGCATGACGGGGAAAACCGTTTCACCAAAGCTCTACATCGCCTGCGGCATTTCCGGTTCAAGCCAGCATATCGCCGGCATGAAGGGCTCACAGCTCGTCATCGCCGTTAACTCCGATCCGTCGGCCCCGATCTTCGGGGTATCTGATTACTGTATCGTGGAGGACCTGACGCAATTCATTCCGACATTTGTTAAGGCGGTCCATTCCCGGAAATAG
- a CDS encoding TetR family transcriptional regulator translates to MVRLSTEDISRELFLENRERIKIKKEDVAVRNLVKIFEAVLVISNRKGFAAMSLRELSAEAGLSMGALYTYFSSKDELLDMLQAMGRAITGRVLRDQISVVDDTREKLRTAIQAHLYLSEVMQSWFYFSYMETKNLSRKEHKKAIEAELYTEKIFSDIIEQGIGEGVFSPVDKDLTAAVLKAMLQDWYLKRWKYRGRNVSVEHYAEFLTELVESYLLLTRS, encoded by the coding sequence ATGGTGAGGCTCTCCACGGAAGACATTTCCAGGGAATTGTTTCTGGAAAACAGGGAGCGGATCAAGATCAAGAAGGAGGACGTGGCCGTCAGGAACCTCGTGAAGATCTTCGAAGCCGTCCTTGTCATCAGCAATCGAAAGGGATTCGCGGCGATGAGCCTCAGGGAATTGAGCGCGGAGGCCGGCCTCAGCATGGGGGCACTCTATACCTATTTTTCGAGCAAGGATGAACTGCTCGATATGCTGCAGGCGATGGGACGCGCTATTACCGGACGGGTTCTGCGGGACCAGATATCCGTGGTCGATGACACGAGGGAAAAGCTCAGGACGGCGATCCAGGCCCATCTCTATCTGAGCGAGGTCATGCAGTCCTGGTTCTATTTCTCCTATATGGAGACGAAAAACCTGAGCCGGAAGGAACACAAAAAGGCCATCGAAGCGGAACTGTATACGGAGAAAATATTTTCCGACATCATCGAACAAGGTATCGGAGAAGGAGTGTTCTCCCCTGTCGATAAAGATCTGACGGCCGCCGTCCTGAAGGCGATGCTCCAGGACTGGTATCTGAAACGATGGAAATACCGGGGAAGGAATGTTTCCGTGGAACACTACGCGGAATTTCTCACGGAACTTGTTGAGTCTTATCTTTTGTTGACGCGGTCATGA
- a CDS encoding electron transfer flavoprotein subunit beta/FixA family protein — protein sequence MRILVCIKQVPDLEGLLNIDETRRRILFEGTYRMNRFDEFALEEALKIREERPVETIDVISVGPPRVTETLRKALGMGASRGIHVHTGEGRFETPLETASMIAAWAREQSYDLILTGVMAEDDMHCQVGQMTAALMGYPCAASVIHRELDDRGETLFVEREIEGGRHVCLTLALPALLTIQSGINRPRYPALSNVLRARHQELTTIEGETLSPPAARERVTRLRHPAQGTKGIFLSGTTEEKAQALLVSLHERGML from the coding sequence ATGCGCATCCTTGTCTGCATCAAGCAGGTCCCGGACCTGGAAGGGCTTCTGAACATCGACGAAACACGGCGTCGTATCCTGTTTGAAGGAACATACCGGATGAACCGTTTCGATGAGTTCGCCCTCGAAGAAGCACTGAAGATACGGGAGGAGCGTCCCGTTGAAACGATAGACGTTATTTCCGTCGGCCCGCCGCGTGTCACGGAGACACTCCGGAAGGCGCTCGGAATGGGAGCCTCCCGTGGTATCCATGTTCATACCGGGGAAGGACGCTTCGAGACACCGCTCGAAACGGCCTCAATGATAGCCGCCTGGGCACGGGAACAGAGTTACGACCTGATCCTGACCGGGGTCATGGCGGAAGACGACATGCACTGCCAGGTGGGACAGATGACCGCCGCCCTTATGGGATATCCCTGCGCCGCGTCGGTCATTCACCGAGAGCTCGACGACCGGGGGGAAACCCTCTTTGTGGAGCGGGAGATCGAAGGGGGCCGGCATGTGTGTCTTACGCTGGCCCTGCCGGCCTTGCTGACCATCCAGTCCGGCATTAACAGACCCCGATATCCGGCCCTGTCGAATGTCCTCCGGGCCCGTCACCAGGAACTCACGACGATCGAGGGGGAAACACTGTCCCCACCGGCTGCCAGGGAACGGGTGACACGACTCCGGCACCCCGCGCAGGGGACGAAGGGTATATTTCTTTCTGGAACCACAGAAGAAAAGGCACAGGCCCTGCTCGTATCGCTTCATGAGCGGGGAATGCTGTAA
- a CDS encoding acyl-CoA dehydrogenase family protein, producing the protein MDFMVPEKIQVITGMIDEFVDRELIPLEPEFLNRTFRDMVPVLSEKRDMVRKMELWAPNHPREYGGMGLNLVEHAYVSESLGRSPIGHYVFGCQAPDAGNIEILYLHGTDEQKETWLRPLIEGKIRSCFSMTEIDMPGSNPIMMDTTAVKDGDEYVINGHKWYTSSSDGAAFAIVMAVTNPDAPTYFQTSMIIVPCDTPGFNQVRNIPVMGEAGTDYNGHGEIIYQNCRVPQKNLLGPEGHAFVIAQERLGPGRIHHCMRWLGICKRAFDLMCKRASERVMTPDGKTLGTRQIIQSYIADCAADIQAARLMTLHSAWKIEQFGVKEAREDISLIKFFVANVMQKVVDKALQVHGGLGMTDDIIIPWFYRHERAARIYDGADEVHKVTVARRILRGYEGKNIR; encoded by the coding sequence ATGGACTTTATGGTACCGGAAAAAATACAGGTGATCACCGGGATGATCGACGAATTCGTCGACAGGGAATTGATCCCCCTGGAACCGGAATTTCTGAACAGGACCTTCAGGGATATGGTCCCGGTTCTGAGTGAAAAGCGGGACATGGTGCGGAAAATGGAACTATGGGCCCCGAACCATCCACGGGAGTATGGAGGCATGGGGCTGAATCTCGTCGAGCACGCCTACGTGTCGGAATCACTCGGCAGGTCTCCCATCGGTCATTACGTGTTCGGCTGCCAGGCGCCTGACGCGGGAAACATTGAGATCCTGTATCTCCATGGAACGGACGAACAGAAGGAAACATGGCTCCGGCCCCTTATTGAAGGGAAGATCAGGAGCTGCTTCAGCATGACCGAGATCGACATGCCCGGTTCCAATCCCATAATGATGGATACTACGGCCGTAAAGGACGGTGACGAATACGTCATTAACGGACATAAATGGTATACCTCGTCGTCGGACGGGGCCGCCTTTGCCATTGTCATGGCTGTGACGAATCCTGATGCACCGACCTATTTCCAGACGAGCATGATCATCGTTCCCTGCGATACCCCCGGGTTCAACCAGGTTCGCAACATACCGGTCATGGGAGAGGCGGGAACGGATTATAACGGCCACGGCGAGATCATCTACCAGAACTGCCGGGTACCGCAGAAAAACCTCCTGGGACCCGAGGGGCATGCCTTCGTGATCGCCCAGGAACGCCTCGGGCCGGGACGGATCCACCATTGCATGCGGTGGCTGGGTATCTGCAAGCGGGCCTTTGACCTCATGTGCAAGCGGGCATCGGAACGGGTCATGACGCCCGATGGAAAGACCCTGGGGACCAGGCAGATCATCCAGTCCTATATCGCCGATTGCGCCGCCGACATCCAGGCCGCCCGCCTCATGACCCTGCACTCGGCCTGGAAGATCGAGCAGTTTGGTGTCAAAGAGGCGCGAGAGGACATATCGCTCATCAAGTTCTTCGTGGCGAACGTCATGCAGAAGGTCGTAGACAAGGCGCTCCAGGTGCATGGAGGTCTGGGAATGACCGACGATATCATCATCCCCTGGTTCTACCGGCATGAACGGGCCGCCAGGATCTACGACGGTGCCGACGAGGTTCACAAGGTCACCGTGGCCCGCAGGATCCTGCGTGGTTACGAGGGAAAGAACATACGGTAG
- a CDS encoding 3-hydroxyacyl-CoA dehydrogenase has translation MKVEDIRKVLVLGAGTMGQMIAFQTALSGYEVVVYDIDEGVFEKARARMERIASSLVRQGKATREQADESIARVRMTADAAEAACDADFVSESVPEDPALKGQVFARFNELCPPRTVFTTNTSTLVPSQFADQTGRPDKFAALHFHDIRTNNIVDIMPHPGTAPETVRLIEDFARSIGQTAIVLHKEWNGYVFNTMLSSWFSSALTLASNDVASPEDIDRAWMGVMNVPVGPFGVMDQVSLSTVWFILEYWASKNNDPQAKQNAQFVKQYVDKGFLGAKAGRGFYSYPGAAYRQPDFIGKK, from the coding sequence ATGAAGGTTGAAGACATAAGAAAAGTATTGGTCCTCGGGGCAGGGACCATGGGACAGATGATCGCGTTCCAGACAGCCCTGAGCGGCTATGAGGTGGTCGTCTATGACATCGATGAAGGCGTCTTCGAGAAGGCACGGGCGCGGATGGAAAGAATCGCCTCGTCGCTCGTCAGGCAGGGAAAGGCCACGCGGGAGCAGGCCGATGAATCAATCGCCCGCGTCCGGATGACGGCGGACGCCGCCGAGGCGGCCTGCGACGCCGATTTCGTGAGCGAGTCGGTGCCGGAGGACCCCGCTTTGAAAGGACAGGTCTTTGCCCGGTTCAACGAGCTCTGCCCGCCGCGGACCGTGTTCACCACGAACACGTCCACTTTGGTGCCCTCACAGTTCGCGGATCAGACGGGAAGGCCGGACAAGTTCGCCGCGCTGCATTTTCATGACATCAGAACGAACAATATCGTGGATATCATGCCGCACCCGGGGACGGCACCGGAAACGGTGCGGCTCATCGAGGATTTCGCCCGGAGTATCGGACAGACGGCCATCGTCCTTCACAAGGAATGGAACGGCTATGTGTTCAATACCATGCTTTCGAGCTGGTTCTCGTCGGCCCTTACCCTGGCGTCGAACGACGTCGCGTCTCCCGAGGATATAGACCGCGCCTGGATGGGTGTCATGAACGTTCCCGTCGGGCCCTTCGGGGTGATGGACCAGGTGAGCCTCAGCACCGTCTGGTTCATTCTTGAATATTGGGCTTCGAAGAACAACGATCCCCAGGCGAAACAGAACGCACAGTTCGTCAAGCAGTATGTTGACAAGGGCTTTCTGGGGGCAAAGGCGGGCCGGGGTTTTTACTCTTACCCCGGTGCTGCATACCGGCAGCCGGATTTTATTGGAAAAAAATGA